Proteins encoded together in one Mycobacterium simiae window:
- the gatA gene encoding Asp-tRNA(Asn)/Glu-tRNA(Gln) amidotransferase subunit GatA yields MNDIIRSDAASLAAKVVARELSSVEITQAYLDRIAATDDRYHAFLHVAADEALAAAAAVDAAVTAGEQLPSALAGVPLALKDVFTTVDMPTTCGSKILEGWRSPYDATVTARLRAAGIPILGKTNMDEFAMGSSTENSAYGPTRNPWDLDRVPGGSGGGSAAALAAFQAPLAIGTDTGGSIRQPAALTATVGVKPTYGTVSRYGLVACASSLDQGGPCARTVLDTALLHQVIAGHDALDSTSVDVAVPDVVAGARAGAAGDLKGVRIGVVKQLRGDGYQPGVLASFEAAVQRLTELGAEVSEVDCPHFDHALAAYYLILPSEVSSNLARFDAMRYGLRVGDDGNHSAEEVMAMTRAAGFGPEVKRRIMIGTYALSAGYYDAYYNQAQKVRTLIARDLDAAYQSVDVLISPATPTTAFPLGEKVDDPLAMYLFDLCTLPLNLAGHCGMSVPSGLSPDDQLPVGLQIMAPALADDRLYRVGAAYEAARGPLPAAPTV; encoded by the coding sequence GTGAACGACATCATCCGCTCGGATGCCGCGTCACTGGCGGCCAAGGTTGTCGCGCGGGAGCTGTCTTCGGTCGAGATCACCCAGGCCTATCTGGACCGGATCGCGGCCACCGACGACCGCTACCATGCCTTCCTGCATGTCGCGGCCGACGAGGCGCTGGCGGCGGCGGCCGCGGTCGACGCGGCGGTGACGGCGGGGGAGCAGCTGCCCTCGGCGCTGGCCGGCGTCCCGTTGGCCCTCAAGGACGTCTTCACCACCGTCGACATGCCGACCACCTGCGGATCCAAAATCCTCGAGGGATGGCGTTCGCCGTACGACGCCACCGTCACCGCCCGGTTACGTGCCGCCGGTATCCCGATTCTGGGCAAGACGAACATGGACGAGTTCGCGATGGGCTCGTCGACGGAGAACTCGGCCTACGGCCCGACCCGCAACCCGTGGGACCTCGACCGGGTGCCCGGCGGCTCGGGCGGTGGCAGCGCGGCGGCGTTGGCCGCCTTCCAGGCGCCGCTGGCCATCGGGACCGACACCGGTGGCTCGATCCGTCAGCCCGCCGCGCTGACGGCGACCGTCGGGGTCAAACCCACCTACGGCACCGTGTCCCGCTACGGCTTGGTGGCATGTGCCTCGTCGCTGGACCAGGGCGGCCCGTGCGCGCGCACCGTCCTGGATACCGCACTACTGCATCAGGTGATCGCCGGGCACGACGCGCTGGATTCCACCTCTGTGGATGTCGCGGTGCCCGACGTGGTCGCCGGCGCACGGGCCGGCGCGGCCGGCGACCTGAAAGGCGTGCGGATCGGTGTGGTCAAGCAGTTGCGCGGCGACGGTTACCAACCGGGCGTGCTGGCGTCGTTCGAGGCCGCGGTGCAGCGGCTGACCGAGCTGGGCGCCGAGGTGAGTGAGGTCGACTGCCCGCACTTCGATCACGCCTTGGCCGCCTACTACCTGATTCTGCCGTCGGAGGTGTCGAGCAACCTGGCGCGATTCGATGCGATGCGCTATGGCCTGCGGGTCGGTGATGACGGCAACCACAGCGCCGAGGAAGTCATGGCGATGACGCGGGCGGCGGGATTCGGCCCGGAAGTCAAGCGCCGCATTATGATTGGCACCTACGCGCTGTCCGCGGGTTACTACGACGCCTACTACAACCAGGCGCAGAAGGTCCGCACCCTGATCGCCCGCGATCTGGATGCGGCCTACCAGTCCGTTGATGTGCTGATCTCGCCGGCGACCCCGACGACGGCGTTCCCGTTGGGGGAGAAGGTCGACGACCCGCTGGCCATGTACCTGTTCGACCTGTGCACGCTGCCGCTGAACCTGGCGGGGCACTGCGGCATGTCGGTGCCGTCGGGGCTGTCCCCGGACGATCAGTTGCCGGTGGGACTGCAGATCATGGCGCCCGCCCTGGCCGACGACCGCCTGTATCGGGTGGGTGCCGCCTACGAGGCCGCACGCGGTCCGTTGCCCGCGGCGCCGACGGTTTAG
- a CDS encoding MinD/ParA family ATP-binding protein, producing MSNRGGIRGVPPQSAVPAAPPAAGRPTSSVSWRGGDSAAVTVPEPHHRLARPRGVAAPYRPELTLGGTALDGVDHGDSVGWSRSGWRQVIQRVTGIDLGPGKDARFEQGLRERIATPMGGVFPIAVLNFKGGVGKTAVVEALGSTFAEARGDRVIAVDIDTGDLAERHGRRNPLSLVDLVARNAVTQYSEIRAHTHMNSFGLEVLGLPDYAHTGWRLERRDFAKAFSILRNHYSVVLVDCVKAINSALMEAVLPEARALVVVTGTSIDAVRKTDTTLEWLCNNGYRHLMRSTVLAMNHTEPAKADGVVTKEFESMAARVATAVVLPFDRHVHAGRELGLDRLSNESRRGYLELAAALGDLAAGRSVGDAAAPRRVRMP from the coding sequence ATGAGCAATCGCGGTGGCATTCGCGGAGTCCCTCCGCAATCCGCTGTCCCGGCGGCCCCGCCGGCTGCCGGGAGGCCGACGTCCTCGGTGTCGTGGCGGGGCGGCGACTCGGCGGCCGTCACGGTGCCGGAACCACACCATCGGCTGGCCCGGCCGCGGGGCGTGGCCGCGCCGTATCGCCCCGAGCTGACCTTGGGCGGCACCGCGCTGGATGGGGTTGACCACGGCGATTCGGTCGGCTGGTCCCGATCTGGCTGGCGGCAGGTGATCCAACGGGTCACCGGAATCGATCTGGGACCGGGCAAAGACGCGCGGTTCGAACAGGGTCTGCGGGAGCGGATCGCGACGCCGATGGGTGGGGTGTTCCCGATCGCAGTGCTGAACTTCAAAGGCGGTGTCGGCAAGACCGCAGTGGTCGAGGCGCTCGGGTCGACGTTCGCGGAGGCGCGCGGTGACCGGGTGATCGCCGTCGACATCGACACCGGTGATCTGGCCGAGCGCCACGGCCGCCGTAATCCGCTGAGCCTGGTGGACCTGGTCGCGCGCAACGCGGTCACGCAGTATTCCGAGATTCGGGCGCACACCCACATGAACAGCTTCGGCTTGGAAGTGCTCGGGCTGCCCGATTACGCCCACACCGGCTGGCGGCTGGAGCGCCGCGACTTCGCCAAGGCGTTCTCGATACTGCGGAACCACTATTCGGTGGTGCTGGTGGACTGCGTCAAGGCGATCAACTCCGCGCTGATGGAAGCCGTGCTGCCCGAGGCGCGCGCCCTGGTGGTGGTCACCGGCACCTCCATCGACGCGGTACGCAAAACCGACACCACCCTGGAGTGGTTGTGCAACAACGGATATCGACACCTGATGAGGTCAACCGTGCTCGCGATGAACCACACCGAGCCGGCGAAGGCGGACGGCGTGGTCACCAAGGAGTTCGAGTCGATGGCTGCGCGCGTTGCCACCGCCGTGGTGTTGCCCTTCGATCGGCATGTCCATGCCGGGCGGGAACTCGGGCTGGACCGGTTGAGCAACGAAAGCCGACGCGGCTACCTCGAGCTGGCGGCCGCGCTCGGCGACTTGGCCGCCGGGCGTTCGGTGGGCGACGCCGCGGCACCGCGGCGGGTACGCATGCCCTGA
- a CDS encoding ACT domain-containing protein, translating to MPSYLLRIELLDRPGSLGALAVALGSVGADILSLDVVERSAGYATDDLVIELPAGAMPDTLITAAESLNGVRVDSVRPHTGLLEAHRELELLDHVSAAHGQAARLQVLADEAPRVLRVSWCTVLRSVDGELHRVAASPGAPETRAVSAPWLPIREALTLDGSAEWVPEAWRDMDTTMVAAPLGDPDTAVVLGRPGPEFRPSEVARLGYLAGIVATMLQ from the coding sequence GTGCCGTCGTATCTGTTGCGCATCGAGCTCCTCGATCGCCCGGGAAGCCTGGGCGCGCTGGCCGTTGCGCTCGGTTCGGTGGGCGCGGACATCCTGTCCCTCGACGTTGTGGAGCGCAGCGCCGGTTATGCCACCGACGACTTGGTCATCGAGCTGCCCGCGGGGGCGATGCCCGACACGCTGATCACCGCCGCCGAGTCGCTGAACGGTGTGCGCGTGGATAGCGTGCGCCCCCACACCGGGCTACTGGAGGCGCACCGCGAGCTGGAGCTGCTCGATCACGTCTCCGCGGCGCACGGCCAGGCGGCGCGGCTGCAGGTGCTGGCCGACGAGGCGCCCCGGGTGCTGCGGGTGAGCTGGTGCACCGTATTGCGCAGTGTCGACGGTGAACTGCATCGTGTCGCCGCCAGCCCGGGCGCCCCCGAGACGCGCGCGGTCTCGGCGCCGTGGTTGCCGATCCGGGAGGCCCTGACGCTGGACGGGAGCGCCGAGTGGGTGCCGGAGGCCTGGCGCGACATGGACACCACGATGGTGGCCGCCCCGCTCGGCGACCCGGATACCGCGGTGGTCCTGGGTCGCCCGGGCCCGGAATTCCGGCCGTCGGAGGTGGCCCGGCTGGGCTATTTGGCGGGCATCGTCGCCACGATGCTGCAGTGA
- a CDS encoding PQQ-dependent sugar dehydrogenase: protein MRLGWPVRCGLAALCAVLLVATGCARFNDAASQPFTTAPELKPQPSSTPPPPPPLPPTPFPKACPAPGVMQGCLESTSGLIMGPDSKTALVAERTTGAVKEISVSAEPKVKLVVPVDPSGDGGLMDIVLSPTYTQDRLMYAYVSTPTDNRVIRIADGDIPKDILTGIPKGAIGNTGALLFSSPTTLLVLTGDAGNPALAADPKSLAGKVLRIEQPTTVGQAPPTTALSGVGSGGGMCIDPVDGSLYVADRTPTADRLQRITKTSEVSTVWTWPDKPGVAGCAAMDGTVMVNLVNTKMTVALRLAPNTGAVTGEPEVVRKDTHAHAWALRLSPDGNVWGATINKTAGDAEKLDDVVFPLFPQGGGFPRNNDDKA from the coding sequence ATGCGTTTGGGGTGGCCGGTTCGGTGCGGGCTCGCTGCGCTGTGCGCGGTGCTGCTGGTGGCGACAGGCTGCGCCCGGTTCAACGACGCGGCGTCCCAGCCGTTCACCACCGCCCCGGAGCTCAAGCCGCAGCCGAGTTCCACGCCGCCGCCACCGCCGCCGCTGCCGCCCACGCCGTTTCCCAAGGCCTGCCCGGCCCCGGGGGTGATGCAGGGCTGCCTGGAGAGCACCAGCGGCCTGATCATGGGTCCCGACAGCAAGACGGCACTGGTCGCCGAGCGCACCACCGGTGCGGTCAAGGAGATCTCCGTCAGCGCCGAGCCGAAGGTCAAGTTGGTCGTTCCGGTTGACCCGTCCGGCGACGGCGGCTTGATGGACATCGTGCTGTCACCGACCTACACCCAAGACCGGCTGATGTACGCCTACGTCAGCACGCCGACCGACAACCGGGTCATCCGGATCGCCGACGGCGATATCCCCAAGGACATCCTGACCGGAATTCCCAAGGGCGCCATCGGGAACACCGGTGCGCTGCTGTTCAGCAGCCCCACCACGTTGCTGGTGCTGACCGGTGATGCCGGCAACCCGGCGCTGGCCGCTGATCCTAAATCGTTGGCCGGCAAGGTATTACGCATCGAGCAGCCAACCACCGTCGGGCAGGCACCGCCGACTACCGCGCTGTCCGGCGTCGGTTCCGGCGGCGGAATGTGCATCGACCCGGTCGACGGCTCGCTGTATGTGGCCGACCGCACCCCTACCGCGGACCGGTTGCAGCGCATCACCAAGACTTCCGAGGTCTCCACGGTCTGGACCTGGCCGGACAAGCCGGGCGTGGCCGGGTGCGCGGCGATGGACGGGACCGTCATGGTCAACCTGGTCAACACGAAAATGACGGTGGCGCTGCGGCTTGCGCCGAATACCGGTGCGGTCACCGGCGAGCCCGAGGTGGTCCGCAAGGACACGCATGCGCACGCGTGGGCGTTGCGCCTGTCGCCGGACGGCAACGTCTGGGGTGCCACCATCAACAAGACCGCCGGCGACGCCGAGAAGTTGGACGACGTGGTGTTCCCGCTGTTCCCGCAGGGCGGTGGCTTCCCACGTAACAACGACGACAAGGCCTAA
- a CDS encoding ATP-dependent 6-phosphofructokinase gives MRIGVLTGGGDCPGLNAVIRAVVRTCDARYGSSVVGFQDGWRGLLENRRIQLQNDDRNDRLLAKGGTVLGTARVHPEKLRAGLDQIKQTLDDNGIDVLIPIGGEGTLTAAHWLSEENVPVVGVPKTIDNDIDCTDVTFGHDTALTVATDAIDRLHSTAESHQRVMLVEVMGRHAGWIALNAGLASGAHMTLIPEQPFDIEDVCRLVKRRFQRGDSHFICVVAEGAKPVPGSIPLREGGVDEFGHERFTGVAQQLGVAVERRINKDVRVTVLGHVQRGGTPTAYDRVLATRFGVHAADAAHAGEYGQMVSLRGQDIGRVSLADATRHLKLVPDGRYDEAAAFFG, from the coding sequence ATGCGGATCGGAGTACTGACCGGAGGTGGCGACTGTCCGGGCCTCAACGCTGTGATTCGGGCGGTCGTGCGCACCTGCGATGCCCGGTACGGCTCGTCGGTGGTCGGTTTTCAGGACGGATGGCGCGGTTTGCTGGAAAACCGGCGCATCCAGTTGCAAAACGACGACCGCAACGACCGGCTGCTGGCCAAGGGCGGAACGGTGCTGGGCACCGCCCGGGTGCATCCCGAGAAGCTGCGGGCTGGACTGGACCAGATCAAGCAGACGCTGGACGACAACGGCATCGACGTGCTCATCCCGATCGGTGGCGAGGGCACCTTGACGGCGGCGCATTGGCTGTCCGAGGAAAACGTCCCCGTGGTGGGGGTGCCCAAGACGATCGACAACGACATCGATTGCACTGACGTGACTTTCGGTCACGACACTGCGCTGACGGTGGCGACCGACGCGATCGACCGGCTGCACAGCACGGCCGAATCCCATCAGCGGGTGATGCTGGTCGAGGTGATGGGCCGCCACGCCGGCTGGATCGCGCTCAACGCCGGGCTGGCCTCCGGCGCCCACATGACGCTGATCCCCGAGCAGCCCTTCGACATCGAGGACGTGTGCCGACTCGTCAAACGGCGCTTCCAGCGCGGGGATTCACATTTCATCTGCGTGGTCGCCGAGGGTGCCAAGCCGGTTCCCGGCTCGATCCCGTTGCGCGAGGGCGGGGTCGACGAATTCGGGCACGAGCGTTTCACCGGCGTGGCCCAGCAGCTGGGCGTTGCGGTGGAGCGGCGGATCAACAAGGACGTGCGGGTGACGGTGCTAGGCCACGTCCAGCGGGGCGGCACACCGACGGCCTACGACCGGGTGCTGGCCACCCGGTTCGGGGTCCACGCCGCCGACGCGGCGCATGCCGGCGAGTACGGGCAGATGGTGTCGCTGCGTGGGCAGGACATCGGTCGCGTGTCGCTGGCCGACGCGACCCGGCACCTCAAGCTGGTGCCCGACGGCCGCTACGACGAGGCCGCCGCGTTCTTTGGCTGA
- the gatB gene encoding Asp-tRNA(Asn)/Glu-tRNA(Gln) amidotransferase subunit GatB has product MTVASAADLLDYDEVLARYEPVLGLEVHVELSTVTKMFCGCSTAFGAEPNTQVCPVCLGLPGSLPVLNQAAVESAIRIGLALNCEIVPWCRFARKNYFYPDMPKNYQISQYDEPIAVNGYLDAPLEDGTTWRVEIERAHMEEDTGKLTHLGSETGRIHGATTSLIDYNRAGVPLIEIVTKPIVGAGARAPQIARAYVTALRDLLRALGVSDVRMDQGSMRCDSNVSLKPIGASEFGTRTETKNVNSLKSVEVAVRYEMQRQAAVLLGGGRITQETRHFHEAGYTSPGRTKETAEDYRYFPEPDLEPVAPSRELVEQLRHTIPELPWLSRKRIQQEWGVSDEVMRDLVNAGAVELVTATVKHGASSEQARAWWGNFLVQKANEAGVELDELAITPAQVAAVIALVDEGKLSNKLARQVVEGVLAGEGEPEEVMTARGLALVRDDSVTQAAVDEALAANPDVAEKIRGGKVQAAGAIVGAVMKATRGQADAARVRELVLAACGQA; this is encoded by the coding sequence ATGACTGTTGCGTCCGCGGCCGACCTGTTGGATTACGACGAGGTCCTCGCGCGTTACGAGCCGGTGCTCGGCCTCGAGGTGCACGTTGAGCTGTCCACGGTCACCAAGATGTTCTGCGGCTGCTCCACGGCGTTCGGCGCCGAGCCCAACACGCAGGTATGCCCGGTCTGTCTGGGCCTGCCCGGCTCGTTGCCCGTGCTCAACCAGGCTGCAGTGGAGTCGGCGATCCGCATCGGGCTCGCGCTGAACTGCGAGATCGTGCCGTGGTGCCGCTTCGCCCGCAAGAACTACTTCTACCCGGACATGCCGAAGAACTACCAGATCTCCCAGTACGACGAGCCGATCGCCGTGAACGGCTACCTGGACGCACCGCTGGAAGACGGCACCACGTGGCGGGTGGAGATCGAGCGCGCGCACATGGAGGAGGACACCGGCAAGCTGACCCACCTGGGCAGCGAGACGGGCCGCATTCACGGCGCGACGACGTCGCTGATCGACTACAACCGCGCCGGTGTCCCGTTGATCGAAATAGTTACCAAGCCCATCGTGGGCGCCGGGGCGCGCGCCCCGCAGATCGCTCGCGCCTACGTGACGGCGTTGCGAGACCTGTTGCGCGCGTTGGGGGTATCCGACGTCCGGATGGACCAGGGTTCGATGCGTTGTGATTCCAATGTGTCGCTCAAGCCGATCGGCGCCAGCGAGTTCGGCACCCGTACCGAGACCAAAAACGTCAACTCGCTGAAAAGCGTTGAGGTCGCGGTGCGATACGAGATGCAGCGCCAGGCCGCCGTTCTGCTCGGTGGTGGTCGAATCACGCAGGAAACCAGGCACTTTCACGAGGCGGGATACACCAGTCCGGGCCGCACCAAGGAAACCGCCGAGGATTACCGGTATTTCCCCGAGCCCGACCTGGAACCCGTCGCGCCCAGCCGGGAGCTGGTTGAGCAGCTCCGCCACACCATTCCCGAGCTGCCCTGGTTGAGCCGCAAGCGGATTCAGCAGGAGTGGGGAGTTTCCGACGAGGTGATGCGCGACCTCGTCAACGCCGGAGCCGTCGAATTGGTCACCGCGACCGTCAAGCACGGTGCCTCCAGCGAGCAGGCCCGCGCCTGGTGGGGCAACTTCCTGGTGCAGAAGGCCAACGAGGCGGGCGTCGAGCTCGACGAGCTGGCCATCACGCCCGCGCAGGTCGCCGCGGTCATCGCACTGGTCGACGAGGGCAAGCTCTCAAACAAACTGGCCCGGCAGGTCGTTGAGGGCGTGTTGGCCGGTGAAGGTGAACCTGAAGAGGTGATGACCGCTCGCGGTCTGGCGTTGGTGCGCGACGACTCGGTCACCCAGGCCGCCGTCGACGAAGCGCTGGCCGCCAATCCCGATGTGGCGGAGAAGATTCGCGGCGGGAAAGTGCAAGCCGCCGGGGCCATCGTGGGTGCGGTGATGAAGGCCACTCGCGGCCAGGCCGACGCGGCACGGGTGCGCGAACTGGTGCTGGCCGCCTGCGGGCAGGCCTAG
- the gatC gene encoding Asp-tRNA(Asn)/Glu-tRNA(Gln) amidotransferase subunit GatC, with amino-acid sequence MSQISRDEVAHLAKLARLALTDTELDSFAGQLDAILTHVSQIQAVDVTGVEATDNPLKSVNVTRPDTARPCLTQQEALAAAPEAVDGRFAVPQILGDSQ; translated from the coding sequence GTGTCCCAGATCTCCCGCGACGAGGTTGCGCACCTTGCCAAGCTGGCCAGGCTGGCGCTGACCGATACCGAGCTGGACAGCTTCGCCGGCCAACTCGACGCCATCCTGACGCACGTCAGCCAGATCCAGGCGGTCGACGTGACCGGCGTCGAAGCGACCGACAATCCGCTCAAGAGTGTCAACGTCACCCGCCCGGACACGGCCCGGCCGTGTCTAACGCAGCAGGAGGCGCTGGCCGCGGCGCCCGAGGCCGTCGACGGCCGGTTCGCGGTCCCGCAGATCCTGGGGGACAGCCAGTGA
- a CDS encoding MmpS family transport accessory protein, whose translation MSAVLRQGWMVLVALLVVAIAGFGIYRLHGIFGSDPTNSANSGLANEIVPFNPKQVVLEVFGAPGAVATINYLDVNAQPQQVKDATLPWSFTITTTEPAVVANVVAQGDGDTLGCRITVNGEVKDQRTVHKVDAYTFCLDKSG comes from the coding sequence ATGTCTGCCGTGCTGCGGCAAGGCTGGATGGTGTTGGTCGCGCTGCTGGTAGTCGCGATTGCCGGATTCGGAATCTATCGCCTGCACGGCATTTTCGGCTCGGACCCCACCAATTCGGCCAACAGCGGCCTGGCCAACGAGATCGTTCCGTTCAACCCCAAGCAAGTGGTGCTCGAGGTGTTCGGAGCACCCGGAGCGGTGGCCACCATCAACTACCTTGATGTCAACGCCCAACCGCAGCAGGTCAAGGACGCTACGCTGCCCTGGTCGTTCACCATCACCACGACCGAGCCCGCCGTCGTCGCCAACGTGGTGGCACAGGGCGACGGCGACACGCTGGGGTGCCGCATCACCGTCAACGGCGAAGTCAAAGACCAACGCACCGTCCACAAAGTCGACGCCTACACCTTCTGTCTGGATAAATCGGGATGA
- a CDS encoding MMPL/RND family transporter, which translates to MSNHEQSRPFVPRTIRRFALPILLFWVALAALTNIAVPQLEDVGKTHNVALNSPDAPSLKAIKRIGEKFGEFDTDSTAMIVLEGDKPLGADAHKFYDEMIRRLEQDRKHVEHVQDYWGDTLTAAGSQSSDGKAAYVQVNLAGNQGSALANEGVGAIRDIVDHMRPPPGVKAYVTGAAPLISDQFDVGSKGTAKVTAITIGVIFVMLFFVYRSVLTTLLVLATVLIEMSAARGLVAFLGNAGVIGLSTYATNLLTLLVIAAGTDYAIFFVGRYQEARGTGEDRETAFYTMYHGTTHIVLGSGLTVAGAVACLSFTRLPYFQSLGIPAALGILVALCAALTLGPAILTLGAKAGIFDPKRAIRTRGWRRIGTAIVRWPGAVLAAASALALVGLIALPGYKTSYDTRPYMPASAPANVGYTAAERHFSRARLEPELMMVETDHDMRNPESMLILDKVAKAVFHVPGVAQVQTITRPLGTPLVHSSLAFVVSNQAAGQQQNLQYQRDRADDALKQANELSKTINILKQQYALQQQLADATHSETQSFHDTIATIQELRDKLANLDDFLRPIRSYFYWEKHCYDIPACFALRSTFEALDTTDQLTEKFENLTATLDKLDALQPQLVALIPPQIQSQETNRDLTLANYATLSGIYAQTAAAIDNATALGRAFDAAKNDDTFYLPPEVFDNPDFKRGLKLFLSPDGKAVRMIITHDGDPATPQGISHIDPIDRAAHEALKGTPMADAKVYLGGTAATYKDIQDGAKYDLMIVAFAALSLILLIMMIITRSLIAALVIVGTVALSLGASFGLSVLVWQYMFGIQLYWVVLALAVILLLAVGSDYNLLLISRFKEEIHAGLNTGIIRAMAGSGSVVTSAGIVFAVTMCAFVFSGFQVLGQIGTTIGLGLLFDTLIVRSFMTPSVARLLGRWFWWPQHVRPRPASTMLRPYGPRPAVRQLLLWEDDDTVLAGSPAPSSR; encoded by the coding sequence ATGAGCAATCATGAGCAGTCGCGGCCGTTCGTGCCGCGCACCATCCGCCGGTTCGCGCTGCCGATCCTGCTGTTCTGGGTGGCGCTGGCCGCGCTGACCAACATCGCGGTGCCACAACTGGAAGACGTGGGCAAAACGCACAACGTCGCGTTGAATTCACCGGATGCCCCGTCGCTCAAGGCGATCAAGCGAATCGGGGAGAAGTTCGGCGAGTTCGACACCGACAGCACGGCGATGATCGTCTTGGAAGGTGATAAGCCGCTGGGCGCGGATGCGCACAAGTTCTACGACGAGATGATTCGCAGGCTGGAGCAGGACCGCAAGCACGTCGAGCACGTGCAGGACTACTGGGGCGACACGCTGACCGCGGCGGGATCGCAGAGCAGCGACGGCAAGGCCGCCTATGTTCAGGTGAACCTGGCCGGCAACCAGGGCTCCGCGCTGGCCAACGAGGGCGTGGGCGCCATCCGCGACATCGTCGACCACATGAGGCCGCCGCCCGGCGTCAAGGCGTACGTGACTGGCGCGGCGCCGCTGATCTCCGACCAGTTCGACGTCGGCAGTAAGGGCACCGCGAAGGTCACCGCGATCACCATCGGCGTGATCTTCGTGATGCTGTTCTTCGTCTACCGTTCGGTGCTCACCACACTGCTGGTGCTCGCCACCGTCTTGATCGAAATGTCCGCCGCCCGAGGCCTTGTGGCGTTTCTCGGCAACGCCGGTGTGATCGGTTTGTCGACCTACGCGACGAATCTGCTCACGCTGCTGGTAATCGCCGCGGGAACCGACTACGCGATCTTCTTCGTCGGGCGCTACCAAGAGGCGCGCGGAACCGGCGAGGACCGCGAAACCGCTTTCTACACCATGTATCACGGCACCACCCACATCGTGCTGGGCTCGGGACTCACCGTGGCCGGCGCCGTGGCCTGTCTGAGTTTCACGCGCCTGCCCTATTTCCAAAGTCTGGGCATTCCAGCCGCTTTGGGCATACTGGTGGCGCTGTGCGCCGCGCTGACTCTGGGGCCGGCGATCCTGACCCTGGGCGCCAAGGCGGGCATCTTCGACCCCAAACGCGCAATACGTACCCGCGGCTGGCGCCGGATCGGCACCGCCATTGTGCGCTGGCCCGGGGCGGTGCTCGCGGCCGCCAGTGCGCTGGCGCTGGTGGGACTCATCGCGTTGCCTGGGTACAAGACCAGTTACGACACCCGTCCCTACATGCCGGCCAGCGCCCCGGCCAACGTCGGTTACACCGCCGCCGAGCGGCACTTCTCCCGGGCCCGGCTAGAGCCCGAGTTGATGATGGTCGAAACCGATCACGACATGCGCAACCCGGAGAGCATGCTCATTCTCGACAAAGTCGCCAAGGCAGTGTTCCACGTGCCCGGGGTGGCGCAGGTGCAGACCATTACCCGGCCGTTGGGCACCCCGCTGGTACACAGCTCGCTGGCGTTCGTGGTCAGCAACCAAGCCGCCGGGCAGCAGCAAAACCTGCAGTATCAACGAGATCGGGCCGACGACGCGCTCAAACAGGCCAACGAGCTGTCGAAGACGATCAATATTTTGAAGCAGCAGTACGCGCTGCAGCAGCAGCTCGCCGACGCCACCCACAGCGAGACCCAGAGCTTTCACGACACCATCGCCACGATTCAGGAACTGCGCGACAAACTGGCCAACCTCGACGACTTCCTGCGCCCGATCCGTAGCTACTTCTACTGGGAAAAGCACTGCTACGACATTCCCGCCTGCTTCGCGCTGCGGTCTACCTTCGAGGCGCTCGACACCACCGACCAGCTCACCGAGAAGTTCGAAAACCTCACGGCCACACTGGACAAGCTCGACGCGCTGCAACCGCAGCTGGTCGCGTTGATACCACCACAGATCCAGAGTCAGGAAACCAACCGCGATCTGACGTTGGCGAACTACGCCACCCTGTCGGGCATCTATGCGCAAACCGCCGCCGCGATCGACAACGCGACCGCGCTGGGCCGGGCCTTCGACGCGGCCAAAAACGACGACACGTTCTATCTGCCGCCCGAGGTGTTCGACAACCCTGACTTCAAGCGCGGGCTGAAGCTGTTCCTCTCGCCCGACGGCAAGGCCGTGCGGATGATCATCACGCACGACGGCGATCCCGCCACGCCCCAAGGGATCTCGCACATCGACCCGATAGATCGGGCCGCGCACGAAGCGCTCAAGGGCACACCGATGGCCGACGCGAAGGTCTATCTGGGCGGGACGGCGGCCACATACAAGGACATTCAGGACGGCGCTAAGTACGACCTGATGATCGTGGCGTTCGCCGCCCTGAGTTTGATCTTGCTGATCATGATGATCATCACGCGCAGCCTGATCGCCGCGCTGGTCATCGTCGGCACGGTGGCGCTGTCGCTGGGCGCCTCGTTCGGGCTGTCGGTTCTGGTCTGGCAGTATATGTTTGGCATCCAGTTGTATTGGGTCGTGCTGGCACTGGCCGTGATCCTGTTACTGGCGGTTGGATCCGATTACAACCTGCTGTTGATCTCCCGGTTCAAAGAAGAGATCCACGCCGGCCTCAATACCGGCATCATCCGGGCGATGGCCGGCTCCGGATCGGTGGTCACCTCGGCGGGCATCGTGTTCGCGGTCACCATGTGCGCGTTCGTATTCAGCGGCTTCCAGGTCCTCGGACAGATCGGGACCACGATCGGCCTCGGCTTGTTGTTCGACACTCTGATCGTCCGGTCTTTCATGACGCCTTCGGTCGCAAGGCTGTTGGGCCGCTGGTTCTGGTGGCCGCAGCACGTGCGACCGCGCCCGGCCAGCACAATGCTGCGACCGTACGGTCCGCGGCCCGCGGTGCGTCAGCTGCTGCTGTGGGAGGACGACGACACGGTGCTGGCCGGATCCCCGGCTCCCTCGTCGCGCTGA